From the genome of Phoenix dactylifera cultivar Barhee BC4 chromosome 17, palm_55x_up_171113_PBpolish2nd_filt_p, whole genome shotgun sequence:
ATGGAATATTAGGTGCTTCACAAAAGACAGAAAACTGAAACATCAAGCAGATATAAGATagctaaaaaaaagaaaagaggaaaaagaaacatttGATACGATACCTATCCAATTTAGAAATGTTGAAAGAAATATGATCATCTAGAGGTATTGGGTTAGATGCCACTACATGGATAAGTCCTGGTGAGAAACTGTAGCATGAAGAGAGATTTCAGCATCCGCAAGTGAAGAAACATGTTTAAGTCACAATATGACAACAGTGTCGCAAATCCAATTTTGTGACATGAATGGCATAGCAGAGTATGAATGGAAAAATTGAATAAGGGAAAACTCTGCACAGAGAAAAGGTAGCATATCatattacaagaaaaaaaattctacaGCATGCATGTTTGGTTCATGGCAACAAGTGAATATCCTGTCTCAAGACTCAGGTGGCTCCTGAATTGATAACATAAAAGTCTAGTCAACAAGAGAAGCAAACGGAGCCTGCCACTAAAACTATGAAAAGGCAGCAGAAATCCGAATTCATTGATCTATTGCAGAGCGAGGTTCAAAAGAGGTACCATGGGAACTATATGTCAATAAACTTTAACAGATTTCCTTGATGAAAATTCTTGGTAATCTCACCTCCTTTTCActaccaaaaagaaaacaaaaagaacacAACAGTAACAATAACAAAGAACAAGAGCTTTTTTCAACAATTAATGAAAATCTCATGCAGCTATTGACAACCGCATAAACTAGTAAAATAGAGAGTTGAGTGATTATCTTTATCATCCCATCTTTAAATGCTCCTTTAGCAAGAAACTCTAATGAGAGGGTACACCAAATCCGAGGCATTTAGAGCATTAAGGGCGCATTTGGTTTGCGATAGGAGCCGGAATCggaattagaatcagaatgaATTGGAATGGAAATCAAAATGGCCATAtccttctatgtgtttggttcGTGACTGAAATTGAAATTGGAAGTGGAATGGAATTTAAATACTATGGGAGAGTGGGGATTAGGTTTTGGAGGATTGTGGCATTCTTATTTTCCTCTGGAATTAGAATGGAAATGGAACTCCTCCCAACCAAATGGCTAGAATGGGGGTCGCTCATTCCCATTTCCATTCCAAAGTTCAATTGCCCTCAAACCAAACATGCCCTTGAAGTAGTACTTTTAATGTCCCGTGTTGGtctaaaaataatgatcagCTAATGCGAATTCCAACCGACCCAATTATTCTTCCCCCAACcatttcataaaactgaaaccaTAAAGAATCAAAAATCCTTCAAACATGAGATGTACATCCTGCGTGGTGTTCTAAATCAAACAGTCGGAAGTTACGTATTACTCTTGCAAGATGCTTCGATCGATATCAAAACAATGAAAGACAACAACTTTTATTTTGAGACTTGCATCAAAAGATCCAGGATGTTGCATTCTCCAAAACTCCAATCTTTAGTTCAAGGTGATCAAAGCTTTGATGTGGAAGCTACAGATTTTTGCAAAAACGAACCAATCAATGTCGGCAGAAAAGTTAgggctttttaatttttttcatcaattaccgctaatttttttcaattttaatgAAGATCGAAGTGGCAATAGTAGGATTTAGACTCTAGAGCGAGGAGGAAAACGATTAAGAAGTCATTTTGCgaatcaaaataaaaagaattccagaaaaaaatcttccataaaaaaaaaacctccaaGATAAAAACCTTCTAGTAACAAGAAATCAATGGATTTGATGGCATGAACACAAGAAACGACTCCAGAATTAGAGAATAAGTAAGGAAAAATGAGCAAAAAAGGCTCACGGGAGCGAGGGCATTCTCCTGGGGGCCATAATCGGCAGTGAGGAGGAAGTAGGCGGCGGTGGCCGTGGCTACCATTGTGGTCCTCCGTATCAGCTTGTCCGTCTTTGGATCCATCGCCATCGAATGTGCtcctctcgctcgctcgctctttTTACTCTCTCAGCAATCGGGGCCACCGTCTCTCGATAGACTGCAAGATTAGTCTGTTGGTGAAATTATTTAAACTCCCTCGAGGAAACTTAAAGAGTCGCTAAGCGACAAGCTTTCCATAAAGTCAGCAGTGACTGTCATGTCTCTCGAGCATTTCATCGAACGGTTGCTGTTCTTCGCCAACCTTACGACACTCTTCGCCCTTCCCTCTCCAGCCCGCGGCATGCGACGAGGACTGCGGCGTGCTCGGAGGATTTCGCCGCAATTTGCCGACTTTATTTTATGCGCAGCATATTGAGGAAACGTTATTTCTAGCTAGCTGGTTGAGCCCGCAAGCCATAAGCTTGATAATTGGCAGGCGATGCCCACTATAAAATTAGACATTGTTGGGAAAATTTCATTCTAGGCCACTTATTAATCCTTAAAATACTCAAAAGTACTTGATTCTCAActttataaatactcagtggAACTAGCCAAATACAACATACGTGGAGCTGTcaagataaattattttataaaaccACATTTAACATTAAGGCTGTAAATAGATCGAATTGTCTCATGATCCAATGTGATCCAATTTGCTTAGACTCGAACCGATCAATATTGAAAGATTCGTGGAGCTGGATCGGATTCTAAAATTGAACCAATTTTATTTTTCGGGCTGGGTCTGAATTTAGTAAATTTGGACCAAATTCGGATCTGGCTCGACCCAAATTTGGAAACCCGTTAGCCCTGCAAGCGTGAATGAAACGCATGTATGTCctgttcatccaaaaaaaatgaacaaaaaataagagtaaatagataaaataaattgcaAACATCCATTGAAGCGGCTGGAAAGATAGTTCATTACTATTTGTAAGAATACTCTATGCTATTCTCTTGCTGCTGCCAtctccttttagcttgatcaagAAGCTTGTCTCTTTGTCAATGATCACTTTCAGATTATCTCTCGTCTTTGTTTTTTGAGGTACAGAAATTTTTTTACTGAATCAAAAATTCTGAAtctctattatttttctttctattaACTGTAGAGTACCTTGCctcgcattttttttttatataatttttatcttATTAATAATGTTTGGTGGTATCTTGCCtcccgtaaaaaaaaaaagataaaataaataactGAAAATTAAGTGCTAAAATGGAGAGCAAAAAATTCTAATCTTGCTGGCTTATACCACCTAGACAAGTAGATGTCTGGTACGCTAAATTTCATAATCAGAGTATTACTTGTTGATACAATttgtttcaaaaaaatatagattAATGATGTCATGTATAGTCCGCAGCTTACATAGAATTTATATCTTTTTCTGCAAAAATAGAATGTGAACATATGAAATGATTATAGTGCAAGAGACATAAATCTATCCGAAATATAgctaaattttttgaattgaaaTCGGATTATATATAAACCCAACCCGATCCGAATGATCCGTGGGTTGGATCTGAATCCAAAATTAGAACCTGAACAAAAaactaaattggattagagtcACGAGCAGCCCTAATCCAACCCATTTGCATCCCTATTTAACATATATTTACATTTGGGTTTCTAAAGTCATAAGCTTCTTATAAAGTTGGCAACCTCTACCGGCCTCATGTTGaatatagagaaaaaaaaattatatgtccCAAAAAGGATGGCTTATTGGATGCCAGCGCCCAAGTACTATAAGAGAATGCCCCAAAAGATTGCTCATGAGTAAATGACCTACCGCATCTTCTCCATATATTTCCTCTCTAGGACATCGCTAGATTCGTGGGtgtgtgcgtgcgtgcgtgcgtgcgtgcttgtgtgagagagagagagacagagagagagagagagagttttgcATTTTTGTGGTTCAATTATACCTATTTACCACCCTATTCATTAACGGACCCATAAAGAACATGGACATTGAAGACAGACCATACTCCATAACATTATAGAAGCTAATGCAGGGTCAGTGGCAGAAAATCCAGAACACCATGCACTCTTCTggaagctctatgttcaagcaTTCTTCAATCTTCGCATAAATTATGTGAAAATAGCATTCTTGAACAGATAATATCCTAATTCCGCAGATAACCAATGATAGATTCCTTTCTGCATTCTAGAATAACACTAACAAAATTGGGTCTCATCTCCTTTGTCAGGTGGCCACCTATATACGCAATGGGATTGCAAAACTACTGAGGTTCCTAGCATTCTCAAGCTCGCTCTCTATGGTGATCTCCTTCAAGCTAGACCATGCCCTCCTTCGCCGCTTACTGGAAACCCCAGTCCCCATTCCTGAAGAAGTTATTTCTGAATGATTTCCACCAACAGGAAGCCTGTTAGGAGTAGAGCCACTGACCTCTTCAGTTACTGCTGCTTTTCCAGgagtgagagatttcaactcGGATACAGGTTCTAGTTTTAAAGGGATTTCCTCTCCAACATCCTGATGAACCTCATGTGTAGCAGCTAATACATTCTCAGAGTTACCACTTGCTCTATATGCGGACCAATGTTGATTTGAGTCTGAATCTTGGCTAAGTCTCgaagcaattagatttttcATATGGCCTTCAGCAGTCCCCCACTTTAGGTTCCGATGAGAGCAGAAGTGGCATGTGTAGACCACACTGTTCTTACAGAGAACACTAGCCTTCTTGTGCCATCTTCCCTTGTTCACACACTTTTCTATTCGGATGGTGCAGTTAAAGCCAGGCTGCAAGACGGTTTCGCATCTGCAAGACACTATATACACTGTTAAAACTTACAGTGGGGCTCCATGAGTGaagatcaaaatcaaaatacaaGAAATTAAATGGTCATAAGCAGCTAAATAATTATTGAAGTATGAAAATTTGTACTATGGACAACtgaaattgaataaaataaCTGCCACGAACAGcacagaaaaataaatgaaatgaCAATTCTAGTCACAAAAGATATAACCTCTTGATCTCTGAACAATAAGCATCCAATTAACTGAAAGATGGTGAACACACAGAAAGAGACTAGGGGTCAAAATGCCACAATCATACTAGATTCCTTCACATCTAGGTATTAATAGGGGCGAGGAGCAGTCTTAGGGCCTCGTCTACAAAAGTCATACTTCCCAGAGTATAGAATATTAAGAAAGGAACGGGAGGCATCAATGGCTACATCTAAACATGCATGCACCTGCTCATGAATGTGTATACAGAAACAAAAGCACGCGTGCgtgcacagagagagagagagagagagagagagtcttgTTTCAAAAGTTTGAATTTATTGTCAGGCAATAAGTTTGCTTTCGAACTTGGATATCAAACTTTGGCATGTAATAATTTGTTATGCCACTTTTTTAGCTCTTCAGCGACCTCAAAACAATGAGATCAAGAACACAAAGCAGGACACCATACAATAAACAAAATTGTGGATACTTGCTTTAAGCCGTCACATGCAACACAAGGTGCTCTCTCTATGTTCTTGTACTAACTTTATTATATTAATCCGCACaaaatataatttcaaattAGAGATGTTTAAACCCAtcctttttttccaaaatgatGTTTGACTGCAACAGGAGGCTCAATCAATCTTGTTTGGCACGCAAACTACTTTTCACTTATTTCAGTATTAACAGATCTAGCCAGTCCATTGCTTCCCAGATCTAAGAGAACACAGGCCCCTTTATGTCACTTCTTCTGGTAGGATTTTTCTGTTCAACCTTTATAGTTGGGAAATATTCCCCAGATAAAAT
Proteins encoded in this window:
- the LOC103705546 gene encoding uncharacterized protein LOC103705546, with translation MAMDPKTDKLIRRTTMVATATAAYFLLTADYGPQENALAPIKRAIESVELSLKRLIFGQDKEVHENEKEKSKYNDVK